A window from Balearica regulorum gibbericeps isolate bBalReg1 chromosome 1, bBalReg1.pri, whole genome shotgun sequence encodes these proteins:
- the TASOR2 gene encoding protein TASOR 2 isoform X1: MGERRDEETGGPGTDFYPESEESSSLLQTAVSVLQSSYLDSTSQDGFQYSQAILVENNVFLSELKAFAQAKEAAGYSQEELEETFAFLLFDNEEEAKEVCQTGLRVNSSSISTLGDPAKGVYISKYADCLHPRPWYHGKSGYIVICKLIKGKVKVVSENYTTSYTCPSPGYDCHVAVSRNNVPSKTSHCQAFEQSQYYVYEVSNGGTAERPRQICPYIVIACQYREPKEMPVLAIESLPELNHKALYCSWRGQLSIRGQLLCNITLRTPYSSAIPAQLPPNLDINHVMGLSDLKKKLPEAAFGKRNYIENEVCFQGVYFSLYEVEISNKDQYKMDQLVKNLKEKDLAIIKYLEDQGVLILLTSSALAQDDGFDPKEPVSLLALFLFTSSRSVCPRVEKHDPKGEREDSDGSDISLKIASVLPGLRYALQKATSSSWGDTVSTSVRIKQHFQEYPKLDQNTQPTSGQNSEVPLSSSLLSPVEDECIHPFQNRSEQSFSQLQHYFSDPSSYTLEMSAALGCLTGAVQSLCCGSEADCKVNFSSAVPPDPIPPNTALERKVKSENLKPAVGLDQSGEESKKDVNSTSKVRVQQSRRKSSRAVVTSTRKKWSPLKMQMHPMGDSSRKATKKKKINIAFSFPKKQGLTANSNEPMLKLANLQFPHRRKRGAEVLSAEFVHKTQSEPVWKETSAPNDPGLETKRPKTLKNTDVEKVPVAETVTKPVKMLKSVANSPSKPQAKKQAESEWKEPFSVLPSEVSFQCHGADSQTSEMYPGGVAGLSLDLKENDYESHALNLLADLALGSCIPSFIPKDSGMVAVSCSPSSDSAKEQQNYHKHKSLRVASDHEYHRVDKLAKGATSPSKASPNQKLPPAEKIDLNDLASIPREKSPGIFSKKNSVSPSPAKPHVLPLRETQEAAEVNKHSFISAEHSYASQMPEHSKKHMYPRGAPYPGPAPSRNGTRNARAGPLVGKVLPFRHQQYSTHHQRPFEAVTRRRSSLLSPRLKDDFTKSHTVNICGESVKVTCHWEAEYLFNLDSRYTNDALEKTVIRALHGPWDPDLPDDVEEMKPILHMWVALFYSKPSKLLSSTRKVVEHSNPEKYVSINSTGDFLELSDDGEDFFGLETCPADSRSDPDQTPSSSLDRSTHYRGPLRPEKNSADSQTDADGTPGVVDSTVSSSSGELPCEEEEPSSTSCPESLPLAEHADESLAVKDRQLAVVPDERVRDVSTIPAEEPPKEGLPDPTIAPSPSDELGDAGKPPAALSRDDLCSQALNSSTAPWSDAPSALCGRGEQQENGWAAASGSGPGPPKDRESVGDTEHCTELEDGSWATRDRWQRACDSMLLEVSPKSAKPDGASGKGKESQNPYRRSEKEEEEVKEEKKEKYSEYESTVLRPVNLAFSESDDANMEHEHSKQKPVNSACPKDFGVPGEGPVPSPTALTSPCPGRSMLVLSDGTGTGTGPPGLPGEMVPSLDMLQEPWEALLPPDAEMNGVGLAHADSPDDVGSPRDSGLMLPLPSDPSLVCRAQPDGVAGNMGLAGETLGDSLEGKDKDRAPSAETWAPARSKAAGRAGLESPCSQGLSLTLSPDSSSVCLTSLDGATDPGAAPEDQEAVASIQSPSQSDLGGSSCFSQRCGGNIYADLALLSTGESNQEGNKVLVDEQRSSPSANQTDVLDESLGAGDSQGFAFVCMALAGDSEAGESDDVCLGAEESPKSDETNTGTVTNPPQEPETSLHDLLESEPSSSVKDGVSAMKEHPRQQQSSSNSLSPPACGGSAPASPPQQIPLPCGGDADPPHHLLEQSKRDPVLCQHGKSCEQVGAAEVSVATESPDGSLKPRCAEEVKKDTGLCYAESSPVDVLVPGDPGSMPSSPLHGRKAGLHSTEPDSVLGVHPKTLSPGTSLAPDAARWSCCVGTCPRCASPRDQAVDVVGSHEKELMLPKDLEGGSSILLASPVSFSAGELLVPLCGLQSACNQGEREAEGSDAFADLHRASMEVGEGEIPALPFPMLPLRARRGISGESLELSDTEDISDMLPRAKQLPSRDRCMGLTFEDLFESFSSDSDQEYFGGTAQSLLTARGSHSTRSMVAAGTRTNCDSSSTSSAHTEGRSEDWGSLGVEGGCSQADLSWPIGLGGTSSGHVPPYVSIRDNQGIAKDYRNIVVTKKCQERMGNLWPLKRRSRCAQQSHLLQSLRRTWRGFEEITQHTLNMECLRFHYKLKQILRSRKPSFSTSKSIFPKDFSPQAMSETSPVQEAPVPLSLQSRSPLQVTILPSDTWPSGLGWHQRSRWHGNPCTPWQHTLCDERSRARSQTPSQRFAPPFHLSKLKYIDKLKDSQGDIAIILDEYAELNRVMLSQADAESKGGGTDPAHGEAVSEWTCASLPGKMAGVEEMIADLCSTLRFCLHSVAEEACGRPGMFYLVVTGEDPFFARVKTLLKKDGRVEIEPLSFCEAKHSDADRLLVVIRNEDIFSHIHNVPCLLKLKHCPNVMFAGLDSPEDITGHTYQELFHTGGFVVSDDEVLETVTLGQLKEVVKVLEKLNRSGRWKWLLHYKESKKLREDARVDANARKKHLILKSCQGTDLIEVLHYHACDFGSAPKAEYVKCLLNLQVQRVSTRFAVYLTEKPSGSREALESKGILVADVKTFLGTVEKAAAPFRRSYW; this comes from the exons atTTTTATCCAGAGTCGGAAGAGTCGAGTTCCCTTTTGCAGACGGCGGTTTCGGTGCTGCAGAGCTCCTACTTGGACTCTACATCTCAGGATGGTTTTCAGTACAGCCAAGCAATTCTGGtggaaaacaatgtttttctaAGTGAG CTCAAAGCTTTTGCTCAAGCAAAGGAAGCCGCTGGGTAcagccaggaggagctggaggagaccTTTGCATTTCTCCTGTTTGACAATGAAGAAGAG GCGAAAGAGGTGTGTCAGACAGGCCTCCGTGTAAACAGCAGTTCTATTTCCACGCTTGGTGACCCAGCAAAAG GGGTTTATATTTCCAAGTATGCAGACTGTCTTCATCCGAGACCCTGGTATCATGGAAAATCAGGCTATATTGTCATCTGTAAGCTCATTAAG GGGAAGGTCAAGGTGGTATCTGAGAATTACACAACCAGCTATACCTGCCCATCTCCCGGCTATGACTGCCATGTCGCTGTGAGCAGAAACAACGTACCATCAAAGACCAGCCACTGCCAGGCCTTCGAGCAGAGCCAG TATTACGTGTATGAAGTGTCCAATGGTGGCACTGCCGAGCGGCCCAGGCAGATCTGCCCGTACATAGTCATCGCCTGCCAGTACAGGGAGCCGAAGGAAATGCCCGTCTTAGCTATAGAGAGCCT ACCTGAGCTTAATCACAAAG CATTGTACTGTTCGTGGAGGGGGCAGCTCTCCATCCGGGGCCAGCTTTTGTGCAACATCACCCTGAGGACCCCATACAGCTCCGCGATTCCAGCCCAACT GCCTCCCAACCTGGACATTAACCATGTCATGGGTTTGTCTGACTTGAAGAAAAAGCTACCAGAAGCTgcatttgggaaaagaaattacattgaGAATGAAG TCTGCTTTCAGGGTGTTTACTTCAGTCTGTATGAAGTAGAAATATCAAACAAGGATCAATACAAAATGGATCAGTTAGTAAAAAATCTAAAGGAAAAGGACTTG GCAATCATCAAATATTTAGAAGATCAAGGAGTCCTTATCCTCCTCACGTCCTCTGCCTTGGCGCAAGATGATG GGTTTGACCCCAAGGAGCCCGTCAGCCTCCTGGCCCTGTTTCTGTTCACCTCATCCCGGTCGGTGTGCCCCCGAG ttgAAAAGCACGATCCAAAAGGTGAAAGGGAAGATAGTGACGGTAGTGACATCTCATTAAAAATAGCCTCAGTTTTGCCTGGACTTCGCTATGCCTTACAGAAAGCCACCAGTTCTTCATGGGGGGACACAGTCAGTACCAGCGTACGTATCAAACAGCACTTCCAGGAATACCCAAAGCTTGATCAAAATACACAGCCCACCTCTGGCCAAAACAGCGAAgttcccctttcttcttctctcctttcaccCGTCGAGGATGAATGTATTCATCCCTTTCAAAACCGTTCAGAGCagtccttctcccagctgcagcattATTTCTCTGATCCCAGCAGCTATACTCTGGAAATGTCGGCTGCCTTAGGATGTTTGACTGGTGCTGTTCAGTCTCTTTGCTGCGGTTCAGAGGCGGATTGTAAAGTGAATTTCTCGTCAGCTGTGCCACCGGACCCTATTCCTCCCAACAcagcactggaaagaaaagtcaaaagTGAAAACCTAAAGCCTGCAGTGGGACTGGACCAGAGTGGTGAAGAGTCCAAAAAAGATGTCAACTCAACCAGCAAGGTGCGGGTgcagcaaagcaggaggaaatcCAGCCGAGCTGTTGTGACGAGCACCAGGAAGAAATGGTCACCGCTCAAGATGCAAATGCATCCTATGGGCgacagcagcaggaaagcaaccaagaagaagaaaatcaacatcgctttctcttttcctaaaaaACAAGGGCTCACAGCCAATTCCAATGAGCCCATGCTTAAATTAGCCAATTTGCAGTTTCcgcacagaaggaaaagag GTGCAGAGGTCCTGTCTGCAGAATTTGTACATAAAACACAGTCTGAACCTGTTTGGAAGGAAACCTCAGCTCCCAATGATCCTGGCTTGGAAACAAAGAGACCAAAGACACTGAAGAACACAGACGTGGAAAAGGTTCCTGTTGCTGAGACCGTCACGAAACCAGTGAAAATGCTAAAAAGTGTGGCTAACAGCCCATCGAAACCTCAAGccaaaaagcaagcagaaagtG AGTGGAAGGAGCCATTCTCTGTCCTCCCAAGCGAAGTTTCTTTCCAGTGCCACGGAGCGGATAGCCAAACGAGTGAGATGTACCCAGGCGGGGTTGCTGGTCTCAGTTTAGATCTGAAGGAGAATGACTACGAGTCCCACGCCTTGAACTTGCTGGCTGATCTGGCTCTGGGATCTTGTATTCCTTCGTTTATACCCAAGGACAGCGGGATGGTCGCTGtgtcctgcagcccctccagcGACTCtgcaaaggagcagcagaatTATCACAAGCATAAATCCTTACGTGTTGCTTCTGACCATGAATACCACAGGGTAGACAAGCTTGCAAAGGGAGCCACCTCTCCTAGCAAAGCATCACCGAACCAGAAGCTTCCTCCTGCTGAAAAAATAGACTTAAATGACTTGGCCTCTATTCCCAGGGAGAAAAGCCCTGGGATTTTTAGCAAGAAGAACAGTGTGAGCCCTAGCCCTGCAAAACCCCACGTGTTGCCTCTGAGAGAGACTCAAGAAGCTGCCGAGGTGAACAAGCACTCCTTCATTTCCGCTGAGCACTCATATGCCTCGCAGATGCCTGAGCACTCAAAGAAACACATGTATCCCAGAGGTGCCCCCTACCCTGGACCAGCACCCTCCAGAAACGGGACCAGGAATGCCCGAGCAGGACCCCTGGTTGGGAAAGTCCTGCCTTTCCGTCACCAGCAGtacagcacccaccaccagcGGCCCTTTGAGGCTGTGACAAGGCGCAGGAGCAGCCTGCTCTCCCCCAGGCTGAAGGATGACTTCACTAAGTCCCACACAGTGAACATCTGCGGCGAGTCCGTGAAGGTGACGTGCCATTGGGAAGCAGAGTATCTCTTCAATTTGGACAGCAGGTACACCAACGATGCCCTGGAGAAAACCGTCATCCGCGCCCTGCATGG gCCCTGGGACCCTGATCTGCCCGACGACGTGGAAGAGATGAAGCCTATACTTCATATGTGGGTGGCTCTCTTCTACAGCAAACCCAGCAAACTCCTGAGCAGCACGAGGAAGGTGGTGGAGCACAGCAACCCCGAGAAGTACGTCTCAATAAACAGCACTGGGGACTTTCTTGAGCTGAGTGATGATGGTGAGGACTTTTTTGGGTTGGAGACGTGCCCTGCAGATTCTAGGTCAGACCCTGACCAGActcccagcagctctctggaTCGCAGCACACATTACCGGGGACCTCTCCGCCCAGAGAAGAACTCTGCCGACTCTCAGACTGATGCTGATGGCACTCCTGGTGTTGTCGATAGTACGGTATCGTCTTCTTCAGGGGAGCTGccctgtgaggaggaggagccTTCCTCCACAAGCTGTCCCGAGAGCCTTCCCCTTGCTGAACATGCTGATGAGAGCCTGGCTGTGAAGGACAGGCAGCTGGCAGTCGTTCCTGACGAGCGTGTCCGTGACGTCTCGACCATCCCTGCG GAGGAGCCGCCCAAGGAGGGACTGCCAGACCCTACGATTGCCCCCAGCCCTTCCGATGAGCTCGGCGATGCCGGCAAGCCCCCAGCTGCGCTGAGCAGGGACGACCTATGCAGCCAAGCCCTGAATTCCAGCACAGCTCCCTGGAGCGATGCACCGAGTGCGCTGTGTGGACGTGGAGAGCAGCAAGAGAACGGGTGGGCAGCAGCGTCAGGGAGCGGCCCTGGCCCTcccaaggacagggagagcgTGGGAGACACTGAGCACTGCACGGAGCTTGAGGATGGCAGCTGGGCCACCAGAGACAGATGGCAACGTGCCTGTGATTCGATGCTCTTAGAAGTGAGTCCCAAAAGCGCAAAGCCTGATGGAGCcagtgggaaagggaaggaatcACAAAACCCCTACAGACgttcagaaaaagaggaggaagaggtgaaggaggaaaaaaaagagaagtattcTGAATATGAAAGCACAGTCCTGAGGCCTGTTAATTTAGCGTTTTCTGAAAGCGATGATGCCAACATGGAGCATGAACACAGCAAGCAGAAGCCAGTGAATTCAGCATGTCCAAAGGACTTTGGCGTTCCTGGAGAGGGCCCTGTGCCCAGCCCCACTGCTTTAACATCACCCTGCCCAGGCAGATCAATGCTGGTGCTCTCAGATGGGACTGGGACTGGGACTGGCCCTCCAGGGCTTCCTGGTGAGATGGTACCGAGCCTGGACATGCTGCAAGAGCCCTGGGAGGCTCTGCTTCCCCCAGATGCAGAGATGAACGGTGTTGGTTTGGCACACGCAGACAGTCCGGACGATGTGGGGTCACCGCGTGACAGTGGGTTGATGCTGCCGTTACCGTCTGATCCAAGCCTTGTCTGCAGGGCACAGCCAGACGGCGTTGCAGGCAACATGGGACTTGCCGGAGAGACGCTTGGGGACAGCTTGGAGGGGAAAGACAAGGATCGTGCGCCCTCTGCAGAAACATGGGCGCCTGCTCGGAGCaaagctgctggcagagctggcctGGAGTCACCGTGCAGCCAGGGACTGTCACTAACCTTGTCCCCTGACTCCAGCTCTGTCTGCCTGACATCTCTTGATGGAGCAACAGATCCTGGGGCTGCTCCAGAGGACCAGGAGGCCGTGGCAAGCATCCAATCTCCATCACAGAGCGACCTGGGAGggagcagctgcttttcccaaaGGTGCGGAGGCAACATTTATGCTGACCTCGCTTTGCTGAGCACTGGCGAATCAAATCAAGAAGGGAACAAGGTTTTGGTGGATGAACAGCGTAGCAGCCCTTCTGCCAACCAGACAGATGTGCTGGATGAATCCTTGGGAGCGGGTGATAGCCAGGGCTTTGCCTTCGTCTGTATGGCCTTAGCAGGTGACTCTGAAGCCGGGGAGAGTGATGATGTGTGCCTCGGTGCAGAGGAGTCCCCCAAGAGCGATGAAACGAACACGGGGACGGTGACCAACCCACCACAGGAGCCAGAGACCTCTCTTCATGACCTGCTGGAATCAGAGCCCTCCTCCTCGGTGAAAGATGGGGTGTCTGCCATGAAGGAgcaccccaggcagcagcagagctcctcAAACAGCCTGTCCCCACCTGCCTGCGGAGGCTCAGCTCCTGCTTCTCCCCCCCAGCAGATCCCTCTCCCCTGTGGCGGAGACGCAGACCCCCCCCACCATTTGTTAGAGCAAAGCAAGCGGGACCCAGTCCTGTGCCAACACGGGAAGTCCTGCGAGCAAGTGGGTGCCGCAGAGGTGAGTGTGGCTACCGAGAGCCCAGACGGTTCCTTAAAGCCCAGATGtgcagaagaggtgaaaaaagACACGGGTCTGTGCTATGCAGAGAGCTCCCCCGTGGATGTGCTTGTGCCAGGTGACCCGGGATCGATGCCTTCTTCTCCTCTGCATGGTCGCAAGGCAGGTCTGCACAGCACTGAGCCGGACTCAGTCCTTGGTGTGCACCCCAAGACGCTCTCTCCCGGCACGAGTCTGGCTCCAGATGCTGCCCGATGGTCCTGCTGTGTGGGCACCTGCCCCAGGTGTGCCAGCCCCAGGGATCAAGCAGTGGATGTGGTAGGGAGCCACGAGAAGGAACTTATGCTGCCCAAGGATTtggaaggaggaagcagcatCCTTCTTGCCAGTCCTGTATCTTTTTCAGCAGGGGAGTTGCTCGTGCCACTGTGTGGGCTCCAGTCTGCGTGCAACCAGGGTGAGCGTGAGGCCGAGGGATCCGACGCTTTCGCTGATCTGCACCGTGCCAGCAtggaggtgggagagggagaaatCCCCGCTCTCCCCTTCCCGATGCTGCCGTTACGTGCACGCAGGGGAATCTCTGGAGAGAGCCTGGAGCTTAGTGACACTGAGGATATTTCAGACATGCTCCCGAGGGCaaagcagctccccagcagagACAGATGCATGGGCTTGACCTTTGAAGATCTGTTTGAGTCTTTCTCTAGCGACTCAGACCAGGAGTATTTTGGGGGGACAGCACAGTCCCTGCTCACAGCCAGGGGTTCCCATAGCACGAGATCCATGGTTGCTGCAGGCACAAGGACTAACTGCGACTCCTCTTCCACCAGCTCAGCGCACACGGAGGGGCGCAGCGAGGACTGGGGCTCCCTGGGTGTGGAGGGGGGCTGCTCGCAGGCTGACCTCAGTTGGCCGATCGGCCTGGGGGGAACTAGCAGCGGGCACGTTCCACCATACGTCAGTATTAGGGACAACCAGGGGATCGCCAAGGACTACCGGAACATCGTGGTCACCAAAAAGTGTCAGGAAAGAATGGGAAATTTGTGGCCTTTGAAGAGGCGCAGCCGCTGTGCACAGCAGTCTCACTTGTTACAGTCACTGAGGAGGACTTGGAGGGGTTTCGAGGAAATCACCCAGCACACTTTGAACATGGAGTGTCTCCGTTTCCATTATAAGCTAAAACAAATTCTAAGGAGCAGGAAACCATCCTTTTCTACCTCCAAAAGCATCTTTCCAAAAGACTTTTCTCCCCAGGCGATGTCTGAGACATCGCCTGTGCAAGAAGCTCCCGTCCCGCTCtcgctgcagagcaggagccctTTGCAGGTGACAATCCTGCCCTCCGACACATGGCCGAGCGGGCTCGGCTGGCACCAGCGAAGCAGGTGGCATGGGAACCCCTGTACCCCGTGGCAGCACACCCTCTGCGACGAGAGGAGCAGGGCCAGATCCCAAACCCCGAGCCAGCGCTTTGCGCCTCCCTTCCACCTCAGCAAGCTCAAATACATTGATAAGCTAAAGGACTCGCAGGGGGACATCGCCATCATCCTTGATGAGTACGCCGAGTTGAACAGGGTGATGCTGAGCCAGGCTGATGCAGAGAGCAAGGGCGGAGGGACAGACCCGGCGCACGGGGAGGCCGTGAGCGAGTGGACGTGCGCGTCCCTCCCCGGGAAGATGGCCGGCGTCGAGGAGATGATTGCAGACCTCTGCAGCACGCTGCGTTTCTGCCTGCACAGCGTGGCCGAGGAGGCCTGTGGCCGCCCTGGCATGTTCTACCTGGTGGTGACAGGCGAGGACCCTTTCTTTGCAAGAGTGAAG acCTTGCTGAAGAAAGACGGCCGCGTGGAGATCGAACCTCTGAGCTTCTGCGAAGCAAAGCACTCGGACGCTGACAGGTTGCTTGTCGTCATCAGGAATGAGGACATTTTCTCACACATCCACAAT GTCCCGTGCTTGCTGAAGCTAAAGCACTGTCCGAACGTGATGTTCGCCGGACTGGACAGCCCCGAAGATATAACAGGTCACACGTACCAGGAGCTGTTTCATACCGGTGGCTTCGTGGTGTCGGACGATGAGGTGTTGGAAACGGTAACGCTGG GCCAACTGAAAGAGGTGGTGAAGGTGCTGGAGAAGCTGAACAGAAGCGGGAGGTGGAAGTGGCTCCTTCACTACAAGGAGAGCAAGAAGCTCAGAGAAGACGCCAG GGTGGACGCCAACGCCCGCAAGAAGCACTTGATCCTGAAATCGTGTCAAGGCACCGATCTCATCGAGGTGCTGCACTACCACGCCTGCGACTTCGGGTCGGCCCCCAAAGCCGAGTACGTCAAGTGCTTGTTGAACCTGCAGGTTCAGCGCGTCAGCACCAGGTTCGCTGTGTATCTCACAG AAAAGCCCAGCGGCAGCAGGGAGGCCCTTGAAAGCAAAGGAATCCTCGTAGCTGATGTCAAAACCTTCCTTGGGACTGTGGAGAAAGCGGCTGCTCCGTTTAGAAGAAGCTACTG GTGA